Genomic segment of Truepera radiovictrix DSM 17093:
TGGGGAGAGCTAGCCTCACGGGCGGGTTGCGGGTAGGGTGCATGAAGTCCTCCTCGGAGCGCCCCGGCTCGCCCGAGCGTCTGTCACCGAGCTCACCAACATGCGAGTTGCGTTCACAACGTGTCGGGCGCGCTAGGCCCCATTATGCCAGGGTTGTGTGGGGCGAATGCGCCCTTCTGTACGGTTTGCCAAAGGGCGCGCCCGTGACGTGACCGTCGAACACGTGACCACCGAGCGCGCGACGACCGAACGCCCGACCAGCCTCTGGCGAGCGGTTGAGTGGCGGCGTAGGGCGGCTCTGGTTGTGGCCTCGGGGTTGTAGGGGCTCTAGGCTGGGTCTGCATGGTCTATCGGTGTCGCGCAAGGCTCGCAGGTCGGGCGTCGCGTGGCGACGCGCGTAAAAGGAGGCGCCCGGCATGTCAAGCAGCCGACACCACCACACAAAGGGCGTGTTACCTTGGGTGCTTGTTGGAGGCATGCCGATGAGTGACACCCCCCAAAAGCTCGACGAAGAGGGCCGCGAGGCGCCTATCTCGCCCATCACGATGTACACCACCTCCTGGTGCGGCGACTGCGTGGTGACCAAGAGCTACCTGCAAAAGTTCGCCATCCCCTTTCGGGAGATCAACATCGAGGCCGACCCGGAAGCCGCCGAGTTCGTCATGAAGGTCAACGGCGGCCGCCGCAGCGTACCGACGCTCGTCTATAACGGCGACGCGGCGAGCCTCTCGGGGTTTAGCCGGGCCAAGCTCGACGCCTTTTTGGCGCGCCACCAACTGCGACCACAGCGACCACAGTCCGTGTAGCCGCCTAGCTAGCACCGGGCGCAAGCGTGCGGTGGGTGTGGTGTAAGCGCTTTTTCAGAGCCCTGCCCTGCGTGATACGCTTTTGACTATGAAGCCCGCGGCGCACTCCGACCTTCCCCCCGAGCGGGCGCAAAAAGCCGCGCAGGTGCAAGCGATGTTCGGTGCCATCGCGCGGCGTTACGACCTTCTCAACGGCCTCCTCAGCGCCGGTTTTGACCGGCGCTGGCGCGCGCAGGCGACCCGCGCAGCGTTTCGGGGGTTGCCCCAGGGGGTGCCCCTGCGCGTGCTCGACGTGGCGACGGGCACCGCCGACCTCGCGCTCGCTTTAAAGCGCGCGCGCCCACAGGCCGAGGTCGTAGGGGTCGACTTCGCTGAACCGATGCTGGCGATCGGCCGCCGCAAAGCGCGTGCGCGCGGCCTCTCGGTGCGCCTCGAGCTGGGCGACGGCCTCGCCCTACCGTACGGCGACGCGCAGTTCGACGTCGTGACGATCGCCTACGGATTGCGCAACTTTGCCGACATCGACCGCGGGCTGCGCGAATTTTTGCGCGTCCTGCGCCCCGGCGGGCGGCTCGTGGTGCTCGAGTTTCCGCCGCCGCCAAAGGGGCTTTTTGGGCGCGCTTTTCGCTTCTACTTCCTGCGCGTCCTGCC
This window contains:
- a CDS encoding glutaredoxin family protein — translated: MYTTSWCGDCVVTKSYLQKFAIPFREINIEADPEAAEFVMKVNGGRRSVPTLVYNGDAASLSGFSRAKLDAFLARHQLRPQRPQSV
- a CDS encoding class I SAM-dependent methyltransferase → MKPAAHSDLPPERAQKAAQVQAMFGAIARRYDLLNGLLSAGFDRRWRAQATRAAFRGLPQGVPLRVLDVATGTADLALALKRARPQAEVVGVDFAEPMLAIGRRKARARGLSVRLELGDGLALPYGDAQFDVVTIAYGLRNFADIDRGLREFLRVLRPGGRLVVLEFPPPPKGLFGRAFRFYFLRVLPRLGGLVSGRGSAYRYLPASVLAFPDPQALAARIAAAGFVGVRFRLQTLGVSALHTAFKPPLPAPSGDAVQAPHAATDPKETP